One part of the Theropithecus gelada isolate Dixy chromosome 5, Tgel_1.0, whole genome shotgun sequence genome encodes these proteins:
- the PYURF gene encoding protein preY, mitochondrial isoform X2: protein MLSAARGRLASALRQTSAARSAVACRCLHASGSRPLADRSNKTEEPPRAFDPALLEFLVCPLSKKPPRYEASTNELINEELGIAYPIIDGIPNMIPQAARMTHQSKKQEEVEQR, encoded by the exons ATGCTGAGCGCAGCACGCGGCAGGCTCGCCTCAGCGCTGCGGCAAACTAGCGCAGCGCGGTCCGCGGTCGCCTGTAGGTGTCTGCACGCGTCGGGCTCGCGGCCTTTGGCCGACCGGAGCAACAAGACGGAGGAGCCGCCCCGCGCCTTCGATCCGGCGCTGCTGGAGTTCCTGGTGTGCCCGCTCTCCAAGAAGCCG cccaGATATGAAGCATCAACAAATGAATTGATTAATGAAGAGTTGGGAATAGCTTATCCAATCATTGATGGGATTCCTAATATGATACCACAGGCAGCTAGGATGACGCATCAAAGTAAGAAGCAGGAAGAAGTGGAGCAGCGCTAg
- the PYURF gene encoding protein preY, mitochondrial isoform X1, with translation MLSAARGRLASALRQTSAARSAVACRCLHASGSRPLADRSNKTEEPPRAFDPALLEFLVCPLSKKPLRYEASTNELINEELGIAYPIIDGIPNMIPQAARMTHQSKKQEEVEQR, from the exons ATGCTGAGCGCAGCACGCGGCAGGCTCGCCTCAGCGCTGCGGCAAACTAGCGCAGCGCGGTCCGCGGTCGCCTGTAGGTGTCTGCACGCGTCGGGCTCGCGGCCTTTGGCCGACCGGAGCAACAAGACGGAGGAGCCGCCCCGCGCCTTCGATCCGGCGCTGCTGGAGTTCCTGGTGTGCCCGCTCTCCAAGAAGCCGCTCAG ATATGAAGCATCAACAAATGAATTGATTAATGAAGAGTTGGGAATAGCTTATCCAATCATTGATGGGATTCCTAATATGATACCACAGGCAGCTAGGATGACGCATCAAAGTAAGAAGCAGGAAGAAGTGGAGCAGCGCTAg
- the PIGY gene encoding phosphatidylinositol N-acetylglucosaminyltransferase subunit Y, translating into MFLSLPTLTVLIPLVSLTGLFYSASVEENFPQGCTSTASLCFYSLLLPITIPVYVFFHLWTWMGIKLFRHN; encoded by the coding sequence ATGTTTCTGTCTCTTCCTACATTGACTGTTCTTATTCCACTGGTTTCTTTAACAGGACTGTTCTACTCAGCCTCTGTGGAAGAAAACTTCCCACAGGGCTGCACCAGCACAGCCAGCCTTTGCTTTTACAGCCTGCTCTTGCCTATTACCATACCAGTGTATGTATTCTTCCACCTTTGGACTTGGATGGGTATTAAACTCTTCAGGCATAATTGA